In a genomic window of Salvelinus fontinalis isolate EN_2023a chromosome 7, ASM2944872v1, whole genome shotgun sequence:
- the LOC129858961 gene encoding uncharacterized protein LOC129858961 isoform X3, with product MAQNQEALEDSEGLQNTEGDLGPGDPQDWSQDKLRKWSGGGSDSTSSEEYFDSCSWNSDTLCGTLWDLSEDSSEDSLSAVLGMEDVHTRWKNSRYHTAGHCRARHTAQRSQHNHSTENTETHVCRPSTEKQPSTDTAQSQPCNTEITNTYINTERCSIEIHNQQPSTEKQPSTDTAQSQPCNTEIHNQQPSTEKKRHKHSTETETQHSTETETQHSTETETQHSTEKHSTETETQHSTEKHSTETETQHSTEKHSTETETQHSTEKHSTETETQHNTEKHSTETETQHSTEKHSTETETQHSTEKHSTETETQHSTEKVSTVVHLTQITGNQKTLIDQTESHRLNFPAGHQLDISQSTETFTQRNGTETQMQSSTEKWCTWLANTGKESTGLANTGRTGKESTGLANTGRTGKESTGLANTGRTGKESTGLANTGRTGKESTGLANTGRTGKESTGLANTRKESTGLASTGRTGKESTGLANTGRTGKESTGLANTGRTGKESTGLANTGRTGKESTGLANTGRTGKESTGLANTGRTGKESTGLANTGRTGKESTGLANTGRTGKESTGLANTGRTGKESTGLANTGKESTGLANTGRTGKESTGLANTGRTGKESTGLANTGKESTGLANTGRTGKESTGLANTGKESTGLANTGKESTGLANTGRTGKESTGLANTGRTGKESTGLANTGRTGKESTGLANTGRTGKESTGLANTGRTGKESTGLANTGRTGKESTGLANTGKESTGLANTGKESTGLANTGKESTGLANTGKESTGLANTGICNQHSMDIQHIDLLSTLHSVEKHNSQIHSGHLEEVSLASQTTSSTDRQVTHNQHIAETHCIDTHNTTETHCIDTHNTPETHCIDTHNTTETHCRLTHTAKPDTYCELIAEPSTDTQCIETHTTDTICMDTQRTERSSPATTERSSPPTTERSSPPPTERSSPPTSERSSPPPTERSSPPTSVKYNPAPPSLETTGMVHSASPCVGISNGPVTKTQPQAFLSATKTHGEACGSRAHCREERTVCVTTRNSAEPPEPSGTEETVKVICSIMSSVEAGHPVEVGLPVEVGLPPLLDTRGPIPLSNILSHDLSLSPSQNRKGINQLESQLASPVPAPGQGGEGITEIRTQSVSSPPLKKNDVQTEGLIPELQDQGGSGTETPRDSEPSPGESTRDEGWLGEGYTSVELQPASAHPQSDAVGWGEECLPPHPHSLPNIDCPPPSDRAGSEHSQLLSKTSTREDRTGPTHSLSGVREEEEEEEDCNVYSQQEQAVESTSCPESAQTNTVLTAEFSDSDHTDTDSDHTDTDSDHTDTDSDHTDTDSDHTDTDSDHVGLSSTEETEDAIFPYSPTGVFLEITSDLYVDICTQGVSSDIGRGSTQPTETEPLQGDSTEPPALDQEAVPLKRIEITVGADFPVTIGTDSPVIVGTDSPVIVGTDSPVTVGTDSPVILGTDSPVIVGTDSPVIVGTDSPVTVGTDSPVTVGTDSPVTVGTDSPVIVGTDSPVTIGTDSPVIVGTDSPVIVGTDSPVILGTDSPVTVGTDSPVTVGTDSPVIVGTDSPVTIGTDSPVIVGTDSPVIVGTDSPVIVRTDSPVCKEQVDSRRDHLEIHHRITEPPSPCPVPPSILSLSSISDSNKHTKASERLWSGSLCTRGQVPEQWSSEVEVAHQSRSKECGDKTESPSLTEPATLTSNLLGETNETLEGPEDSEKFLSLVDYHPYLCSDNSAVSWLEDEYHFSLAEVEELERLQKEGYGDAPNQNHTDCRGAISNHTDTIDCRGDISNHTDTTDCRGAISNHTDTTDCRGDISDHTDCRGDISNHTDTIDWRGDISNHTDTIDCRGDISNHTDTTDCRGAISNHTDTIDCRGDISNHTDTIDWRGDISNHTDTIDCRGDISNHTDTTDCRGDISNHTDTIDCRGDISNHTDTIDWRGDISNHTDTIDWRGDISNHTDTIDCRGDISNHTDTIDCRGAISNHTDTIDWRGDISNHTDWRGDISNHTDTTDCRGDISNHTDCRGDISNHTDTIDWRGDISNHTDWRGDISNHTDTTDCRGAISNHTDTTDCRGDISNHTDTIDCRGDISNHTDTTDWRGDISNHTDCRGDISNHTDTTDCRGDISNHTDTTDCRGAISNHTDTTDCRGDISNHTDTTDCRGDISNHTDCRGAISNHTDTTDCRGDISNHTDTTDCRGAISNHTDTTDCRGDISNHTDTTDCRGDISNHTDTTDCRGDISNHTDCRGDISNHTDTTDCRGDISNHTDCRGDISDHTDTTDWRRDISNHTDWRGDISNHTDTTDCRGDISNHTDWRGDISNHTDCRGDISNHTDCRGDISNHTDTTDCRGDISNHTDTIDWRGDISNHTDTTDWTGDISNHTDTTDWRGDISNHTDTTDWRGDISNHTDWRGDISNHTDTTDCRGDISNHTDTTDWRGDISNHTDTTDCRGDISNHTDWRGDISNHTDWRGDISNHTDTTDWRRDISNHTDTTDCRGDISNHTDWRGDISNHTDTIDWMRDISNHTDTTDCRGDISNHTDLRGDISNHTDTTDCRGAISNHTDTTDCRGDISNHTDTTDCRGDISNHTDTTDCRGDISNHTDCRGDISNHTDTTDCRGDISNHTDCRGDISDHTDTTDWRRDISNHTDWRGDISNHTDTTDCRGDISNHTDWRGDISNHTDCRGDISNHTDWRGDISNHTDTTDWRRDISNHTDTTDCRGDISDHTDCRGDISNHTDTTDCRGDISNHTDTTDCRGDISNHTDCRGDISNHTDTTDCRGDISNHTDTTDCRGDISNHTDWRGDISNHTDTTDWRGDISNHTDTTDWRGDISNHTDTTDCRGDISNHTDTTDCREANCAANSPTGLSEPLSSYLETRSLLLDSAEKEKGQQPILHQSPKPSWDRDRQECSNSPEALGLEDSLFTEEDSSYRSYLQTSSHPAVLQQDRGVRIVRYPYPGVSLNLLSLTSLETILEADPDHSLDNSATVEDETGDEEEDEEWRKIVRIRPTEEDRGTVLLSGDIIISYVPTFSPLSCRPEDLSSIESSEHQLVLSTFDPDDPRVMTLPHERDTSGSERCSSPTPTSVSYDFDTTSTNSEEMEESILPVSGGNANLHKPMKSKSKGGRAGSSKFSVFAKMPSFRKKNSLKNTKVDSPPRDSPDLGRELGGGHRGQGEDTSDDDSVFLTVQQAFSSGPVGCYKTEEEDYSFFPSKPRTNHVHLLFREGSSSPDTPLTSQPRGLRHNQTGAPEGLHGYKRSKSSDSPNLRMRFAQAQKSLSSLFESRSMDKENEEEQGSVETGREGKVGRAKQSWRLRAKEAELLRRTLSVPVGDGVEGEDGGVLRTPRQIHSDYASCSASGSVLSVPGSPSSLRALNLTDPLTKRGLQDSQSRAGADTPQGCKLDGERRKGKVTPNDLSINFSDSGPPYSQDSEAPPANESSPLAHMSPASLAALANQLSWSPGGGYESTACSMVATPDTPVRPMSPKPHSPRSAAQHRAICYPPTASARASALSLLLMGQSASVEGLSDPPEKPKTLKPRAGPLDSSSLSPLEDSEVDSLLTPMFKRFETSQDGCRPSSQAVGGGKRLAELKTPGSGPDTTALALRPPLGHRPDRDPRRHRCCSDDLWIEEETRRKRKLARVMRGSLGQLNTHCPEELDKVGLLHAYPCKTTYSLGRWILSLSSSSSSFLLFIYVLSRGWFPPPLPSPLHLRTVSRMVPFSSSSFIYVLS from the coding sequence aACCAGGAAGCTCTTGAGGACTCGGAAGGACTGCAGAACACAGAGGGGGATTTGGGACCCGGCGACCCCCAAGACTGGAGCCAGGACAAGTTGAGGAAGTGGAGCGGTGGTGGGAGTGACAGCACCTCGTCGGAGGAGTACTTTGACTCGTGTTCATGGAACAGTGACACGCTGTGTGGCACGCTGTGGGACCTGAGCGAGGACAGCAGCGAGGACTCTCTGTCTGCCGTACTGGGGATGGAGGACGTACACACGAGATGGAAGAACAGCAGATACCACACCGCTGGGCACTGTAGAGCCAGACACACGGCACAGAGGAGCCAGCACAACCACagcacagagaacacagagactcACGTATGCAGACCCAGCACAGAGAAACAGCCCAGCACAGATACAGCACAGAGTCAGCCTTGCAACACAGAGATAACaaacacatacataaacacagagagatgCAGCATAGAGATTCATAACCAACAACCCAGCACAGAGAAACAGCCCAGCACAGATACAGCACAGAGTCAGCCTTGCAACACAGAGATTCATAACCAACAACCCAGCACAGAGAAGAAGCGACACAagcacagcacagagacagaaacccagcatagcacagagacagaaacccagcatagcacagagacagaaacccagcatagcacagagaaacacagcacagagacagaaacccagcatagcacagagaaacacagcaccgagacagaaacccagcatagcacagagaaacacagcacagagacagaaacccagcatagcacagagaaacacagcacagagacagaaacccagcataacacagagaaacacagcacagagacagaaacccagcatagcacagagaaacacagcacagagacagaaacccagcatagcacagagaaacacagcacagagacagaaacCCAGCATAGCACAGAGAAAGTCAGTACAGTGGTTCATCTCACTCAAATCACAGGTAATCAGAAAACActaatagaccagacagagtcCCACAGACTGAATTTCCCAGCCGGACACCAGCTCGACATCTCACAGAGCACGGAAACCTTTACACAGAGAAACGGCACAGAGACACAAATGCAGAGCAGCACAGAGAAATGGTGCACATGGTTAGCCAACACAGGGAAAGAGAGCACAGGGTTAGCCAACACAGGTAGAACAGGGAAAGAGAGCACAGGGTTAGCCAACACAGGTaggacagggaaagagagcaCGGGGTTAGCCAACACAGGTaggacagggaaagagagcaCAGGGTTAGCCAACACAGGTaggacagggaaagagagcaCAGGGTTAGCCAACACAGGTaggacagggaaagagagcaCAGGGTTAGCCAACACAAGGAAAGAGAGCACAGGGTTAGCCAGCACAGGTaggacagggaaagagagcaCAGGGTTAGCCAACACAGGTAGAACAGGGAAAGAGAGCACAGGGTTAGCCAACACAGGTAGAACAGGGAAAGAGAGCACGGGGTTAGCCAACACAGGTAGAACAGGGAAAGAGAGCACCGGGTTAGCCAACACAGGTAGAACAGGGAAAGAGAGCACAGGGTTAGCCAACACAGGTaggacagggaaagagagcaCAGGGTTAGCCAACACAGGTAGAACAGGGAAAGAGAGCACAGGGTTAGCCAACACAGGTaggacagggaaagagagcaCCGGGTTAGCCAACACAGGTaggacagggaaagagagcaCTGGGTTAGCAAACACAGGGAAAGAGAGCACCGGGTTAGCCAACACGGGTAGAACAGGGAAAGAGAGCACAGGGTTAGCCAACACAGGTaggacagggaaagagagcaCAGGGTTAGCCAACACAGGGAAAGAGAGCACAGGGTTAGCAAACACAGGTaggacagggaaagagagcaCAGGGTTAGCCAACACAGGGAAAGAGAGCACAGGGTTAGCCAACACAGGGAAAGAGAGCACAGGGTTAGCCAACACAGGTAGAACAGGGAAAGAGAGCACAGGGTTAGCCAACACAGGTAGAACAGGGAAAGAGAGCACAGGGTTAGCCAACACAGGTAGAACAGGGAAAGAGAGCACAGGGTTAGCCAACACAGGTaggacagggaaagagagcaCAGGGTTAGCCAACACAGGTAGAACAGGGAAAGAGAGCACAGGGTTAGCCAACACAGGTaggacagggaaagagagcaCAGGGTTAGCCAACACAGGGAAAGAGAGCACAGGGTTAGCCAACACAGGGAAAGAGAGCACAGGGTTAGCCAACACAGGGAAAGAGAGCACAGGGTTAGCCAACACAGGGAAAGAGAGCACAGGGTTAGCCAACACAGGGATATGTAATCAACATAGCATGGATATACAACATATAGATCTGCTGTCCACTCTGCACAGTGTAGAGAAACATAATTCACAAATACACAGCGGTCACCTGGAGGAGGTAAGCCTTGCCAGCCAGACTACATCTAGTACCGACAGACAGGTGACACACAACCAGCACATTGCAGAGACACACTGCATAGACACgcacaacacaacagagacacactgcatagacacacacaacacaccagagACACACTGCatagacacacacaacacaacagagacacactgcagactcacacacacagccaaaccaGACACATACTGTGAACTTATTGCAGAGCCCAGTACTGACACACAGTGTATagaaacacacaccacagacacaatCTGTATGGACACACAACGCACAGAGAGGAGTAGTCCAGCCACCACAGAGAGGAGTAGTCCACCCACCACAGAGAGGAGTAGTCCACCCCCCACAGAGAGGAGTAGTCCCCCCACCTCAGAGAGGAGTAGTCCACCCCCCACAGAGAGGAGTAGTCCACCCACCTCAGTGAAATACAACCCAGCACCACCCAGTTTAGAAACCACAGGGATGGTCCATTCAGCCAGTCCATGTGTGGGTATCTCCAACGGACCTGTCACAAAGACCCAGCCTCAGGCCTTCCTCAGTGCTACAAAGACTCACGGTGAGGCATGCGGATCACGTGCCCACTGCCGGGAAGAGCGCACGGTCTGTGTCACAACCAGGAACTCAGCAGAGCCACCTGAACCGTCGGGGACAGAGGAGACGGTGAAGGTGATCTGTTCAATAATGTCGTCCGTGGAGGCTGGACATCCTGTAGAGGTGGGACTTCCTGTAGAGGTGGGACTTCCTCCCTTGCTAGACACCCGTGGGCCCATACCTCTTTCCAACAtcctgtcacatgatctgtctcTCTCACCATCGCAAAACAGGAAGGGGATCAACCAATTGGAATCCCAGTTAGCCTCACCTGTCCCAGCTCCTGGGCAAGGCGGTGAAGGAATTACCGAGATACGAACACAGAGCGTTAGTTCACCACCCCTGAAGAAGAATGACGTTCAAACCGAGGGCCTAATCCCTGAGCTCCAGGACCAGGGGGGCTCCGGCACAGAGACACCCAGGGACAGTGAGCCCTCGCCTGGGGAGAGTACGAGGGATGAGGGCTGGCTGGGAGAAGGTTACACCTCCGTAGAGCTCCAGCCTGCTTCTGCTCATCCCCAGTCTGACGCTGTGGGGTGGGGTGAGGAATGCCTGCCCCCCCACCCACACTCCCTTCCCAACATAGACTGTCCGCCTCCCTCTGACAGGGCAGGATCAGAACACTCACAGCTGTTATCAAAGACCTCGactagagaggacaggacaggaccaaCCCATTCCCTGTccggggtgagagaggaggaggaggaggaggaagattgtAATGTTTACAGTCAACAGGAGCAGGCAGTAGAAAGCACATCCTGCCCTGAATCAGCACAGACAAACACTGTTCTAACAGCAGAGTTCTCTGACTCTGACCATACAGACACCGACTCTGACCATACAGACACCGACTCTGACCATACAGACACTGACTCTGACCATACAGACACCGACTCTGACCATACAGACACCGACTCTGACCATGTTGGGCTGTCAAGCACAGAGGAGACGGAGGACGCTATATTCCCCTACAGTCCTACAGGAGTCTTCCTAGAGATCACCAGTGATCTGTATGTTGACATCTGCACACAGGGTGTTTCTAGTGACATAGGCCGAGGGTCAACCCAACCTACAGAGACTGAGCCTCTTCAGGGAGACAGCACAGAACCCCCTGCCTTAGATCAGGAGGCTGTACCACTGAAGAGGATAGAGATAACTGTGGGAGCAGACTTTCCTGTTACCATAGGAACAGACTCTCCTGTTATCGTGGGAACAGACTCTCCTGTTATAGTGGGAACAGACTCTCCTGTTACCGTGGGAACAGACTCTCCTGTTATCCTGGGAACAGACTCTCCTGTTATCGTGGGAACAGACTCTCCTGTTATTGTGGGAACAGACTCTCCTGTTACCGTGGGAACAGACTCTCCTGTTACCGTGGGAACAGACTCTCCTGTTACCGTGGGAACAGACTCTCCTGTTATCGTGGGAACAGACTCTCCTGTTACCATAGGAACAGACTCTCCTGTTATCGTGGGAACAGACTCTCCTGTTATAGTGGGAACAGACTCTCCTGTTATCCTGGGAACAGACTCTCCTGTTACCGTGGGAACAGACTCTCCTGTTACCGTGGGAACAGACTCTCCTGTTATCGTGGGAACAGACTCTCCTGTTACCATAGGAACAGACTCTCCTGTTATCGTGGGAACAGACTCTCCTGTTATAGTGGGAACAGACTCTCCTGTTATCGTGAGAACAGACTCCCCTGTGTGTAAAGAACAAGTCGATAGCCGCCGGGATCACCTAGAGATCCACCACAGGATCACTGAGCCTCCCTCTCCTTGCCCTGTGCCACCCTCAATCCtttctctgtcctccatctctgACTCCAACAAGCACACCAAGGCCAGTGAAAGGTTGTGGTCAGGGTCTCTCTGTACGAGGGGCCAGGTGCCAGAGCAGTGGTCCTCTGAGGTAGAGGTAGCCCACCAGAGCAGGTCAAAGGAGTGTGGGGATAAAACTGAGTCTCCTTCCCTGACCGAGCCCGCAACGTTAACCTCGAACCTCCTGGGGGAGACCAATGAGACACTGGAAGGCCCTGAGGACTCTGAGAAGTTCCTGTCCCTCGTGGACTACCACCCTTACTTGTGCAGTGACAACTCAGCCGTGTCCTGGCTGGAGGATGAGTATCACTTCAGCCTGGCTGAGGTGGAAGAGCTGGAGAGGCTTCAGAAAGAGGGTTACGGAGACGCCCCTAATCAGAACCATACAGACTGTAGGGGAGCCATCTCTAACCATACAGACACTATAGACTGTAGGGGGGACATCTCTAaccatacagacactacagactgtAGGGGAGCCATCTCTAaccatacagacactacagactgtAGGGGAGACATCTCTGACCATACAGACTGTAGAGGAGACATCTCTAACCATACAGACACTATAGACTGGAGGGGAGACATCTCTAACCATACAGACACTATAGACTGTAGGGGGGACATCTCTAaccatacagacactacagactgtAGGGGAGCCATCTCTAACCATACAGACACTATAGACTGTAGGGGAGACATCTCTAACCATACAGACACTATAGACTGGAGGGGAGACATCTCTAACCATACAGACACTATAGACTGTAGGGGGGACATCTCTAaccatacagacactacagactgtAGGGGAGACATCTCTAACCATACAGACACTATAGACTGTAGGGGAGACATCTCTAACCATACAGACACTATAGACTGGAGGGGAGACATCTCTAACCATACAGACACTATAGACTGGAGGGGAGACATCTCTAACCATACAGACACTATAGACTGTAGGGGAGACATCTCTAACCATACAGACACTATAGACTGTAGGGGAGCCATCTCTAACCATACAGACACTATAGACTGGAGGGGAGACATCTCTAACCATACAGACTGGAGGGGAGACATCTCTAaccatacagacactacagactgtAGGGGAGACATCTCTAACCATACAGACTGTAGAGGAGACATCTCTAACCATACAGACACTATAGACTGGAGGGGAGACATCTCTAACCATACAGACTGGAGGGGAGACATCTCTAaccatacagacactacagactgtAGGGGAGCCATCTCTAaccatacagacactacagactgtaggggagacatctctaaccatacagacactatagactgtaggggagacatctctaaccatacagacactacagactggAGGGGAGACATCTCTAACCATACAGACTGTAGGGGAGACATCTCTAaccatacagacactacagactgtaggggagacatctctaaccatacagacactacagactgtAGGGGAGCCATCTCTAaccatacagacactacagactgtaggggagacatctctaaccatacagacactacagactgtAGGGGAGACATCTCTAACCATACAGACTGTAGGGGAGCCATCTCTAaccatacagacactacagactgtaggggagacatctctaaccatacagacactacagactgtAGGGGAGCCATCTCTAaccatacagacactacagactgtaggggagacatctctaaccatacagacactacagactgtaggggagacatctctaaccatacagacactacagactgtaggggagacatctctaaccatacagactgtagaggagacatctctaaccatacagacactacagactgtAGGGGAGACATCTCTAACCATACAGACTGTAGAGGAGACATCTCTGaccatacagacactacagactggaggagagacatctctaaccatacagactggagaggagacatctctaaccatacagacactacagactgtAGGGGAGACATCTCTAACCATACAGACTGGAGGGGAGACATCTCTAACCATACAGACTGTAGAGGAGACATCTCTAACCATACAGACTGTAGAGGAGACATCTCTAaccatacagacactacagactgtAGGGGAGACATCTCTAACCATACAGACACTATAGACTGGAGGGGAGACATCTCTAaccatacagacactacagactggacgggagacatctctaaccatacagacactacagactggaggggagacatctctaaccatacagacactacagactggAGGGGAGACATCTCTAACCATACAGACTGGAGGGGAGACATCTCTAaccatacagacactacagactgtaggggagacatctctaaccatacagacactacagactggaggggagacatctctaaccatacagacactacagactgtaggggagacatctctaaccatacagactggagaggagacatCTCTAACCATACAGACTGGAGGGGAGACATCTCTAaccatacagacactacagactggaggagagacatctctaaccatacagacactacagactgtaggggagacatctctaaccatacagactggagaggagacatCTCTAACCATACAGACACTATAGACTGGATGAGAGACATCTCTAaccatacagacactacagactgtAGGGGAGACATCTCTAACCATACAGACTTGAGAGGAGACATCTCTAaccatacagacactacagactgtAGGGGAGCCATCTCTAaccatacagacactacagactgtaggggagacatctctaaccatacagacactacagactgtaggggagacatctctaaccatacagacactacagactgtaggggagacatctctaaccatacagactgtagaggagacatctctaaccatacagacactacagactgtAGGGGAGACATCTCTAACCATACAGACTGTAGAGGAGACATCTCTGaccatacagacactacagactggaggagagacatctctaaccatacagactggagaggagacatctctaaccatacagacactacagactgtAGGGGAGACATCTCTAACCATACAGACTGGAGGGGAGACATCTCTAACCATACAGACTGTAGAGGAGACATCTCTAACCatacagactggagaggagacatctctaaccatacagacactacagactggaggagagacatctctaaccatacagacactacagactgtAGGGGAGACATCTCTGACCATACAGACTGTAGAGGAGACATCTCTAaccatacagacactacagactgtaggggagacatctctaaccatacagacactacagactgtaggggagacatctctaaccatacagactgtagaggagacatctctaaccatacagacactacagactgtaggggagacatctctaaccatacagacactacagactgtAGGGGAGACATCTCTAACCATACAGACTGGAGGGGAGACATCTCTAaccatacagacactacagactggaggggagacatctctaaccatacagacactacagactggaggggagacatctctaaccatacagacactacagactgtaggggagacatctctaaccatacagacactacagactgtAGGGAGGCTAATTGTGCTGCAAACAGTCCAACAGGCCTCTCTGAACCCTTATCTTCCTACCTGGAGACCAGAAGCCTGCTATTGGACAGTGCGGAGAAGGAGAAGGGCCAGCAGCCCATTCTCCACCAATCCCCCAAGCcttcctgggacagagacagacaggagtgtAGCAACTCACCTGAGGCTTTAGGATTAGAGGACAGTTTGTTTActgaggaggacagctcatacaGATCCTACCTCCAGACCAGCTCTCACCCTGCCGTCCTGCAGCAGGATCGTGGGGTGAGGATCGTGAGGTACCCCTATCCCGGCGTGAGTCTCAACCTGCTCTCCCTTACTAGCCTGGAAACAATCCTAGAGGCTGATCCGGACCACTCCCTGGACAACTCTGCTACAGTGGAAGATGAGAcgggagatgaggaggaagatgaggagtgGAGAAAGATTGTTAGGATAAGGCCCACTGAGGAGGACAGAGGCACTGTTCTTCTGTCTGGTGACATCATCATATCCTATGTGCCCACTTTCAGCCCGTTGTCGTGTCGCCCTGAGGACTTGTCCAGTATCGAGTCTTCAGAGCACCAGCTGGTCTTGTCGACCTTTGACCCCGATGACCCCAGGGTCATGACCTTACCACACGAGAGAGACACCTCGGGCAGCGAGAGATGCTCCAGTCCCACCCCCACCTCTGTGTCCTACGATTTTGACACCACCAGCACTAACAGTGAGGAGATGGAAGAGTCCATCCTGCCTGTCTCGGGGGGGAACGCCAACCTCCACAAACCCATGAAGAGCAAGTCTAAAGGAGGCCGGGCGGGGAGCTCCAAGTTCTCTGTCTTCGCCAAGATGCCTTCCTTCAGGAAGAAGAACAGTCTGAAGAACACCAAGGTGGACAGCCCGCCCCGGGACTCACCCGACCTGGGcagggagctggggggaggaCATAGGGGACAGGGGGAAGACACCTCAGACGACGACAGTGTCTTTTTGACGGTCCAGCAGGCCTTCTCCTCCGGTCCGGTCGGTTGCTacaagacagaggaggaggactacaGCTTCTTCCCCTCCAAGCCTCGCACCAACCACGTCCACCTGCTCTTCAGGGAGGGGTCCAGCAGCCCAGACACCCCTCTGACCTCCCAGCCCAGAGGTCTCAGGCACAACCAGACTGGGGCCCCCGAGGGCCTTCACGGCTACAAGAGGAGCAAGAGCTCAGACAGCCCCAACCTTCGCATGCGCTTCGCCCAGGCCCAAAAGTCCCTGTCCAGTCTGTTTGAGTCTCGCTCCATGGAtaaggagaacgaggaggagcaggggagcgttgagacagggagagaagggaaggtgGGGCGAGCCAAACAGTCCTGGAGGCTGAGGGCCAAAGAGGCTGAGCTGCTGAGGAGGACCCTGTCTGTCCCAGTCGGGGATGGGGTCGAGGGAGAGGACGGTGGGGTTTTGAGGACGCCCAGACAGATCCACAGTGACTACGCATCCTGCTCCGCCTCAGGCTCAGTGCTCAGTGTCCCTgggtccccctcctctctcagggCTCTGAATCTCACCGACCCCCTCACCAAGAGGGGTCTGCAGGACAGTCAAAGCAGGGCCGGGGCCGACACGCCACAGGGCTGCAAGTTGGATGGTGAAAGGAGGAAAGGGAAAGTCACGCCCAACGACCTGTCAATCAACTTCTCAGACTCAGGACCGCCTTACTCGCAAGACTCTGAGGCTCCGCCCGCAAATGAATCCAGCCCCCTGGCGCACATGAGCCCCGCCTCCCTGGCTGCATTAGCCAATCAGCTGTCCTGGTCCCCAGGGGGAGGCTATGAGAGCACAGCGTGTAGCATGGTAGCTACACCAGACACCCCAGTGAGACCCATGAGCCCCAAGCCCCACAGCCCCAGATCTGCTGCCCAGCACAGGGCTATCTGCTACCCCCCCACTGCCTCTGCCCGGGCCTcagccctgtccctgctcctcaTGGGCCAGTCAGCCAGTGTTGAGGGACTGTCTGACCCGCCAGAGAAGCCCAAGACCCTGAAGCCCCGAGCGGGGCCGTTAGACTCTTCCTCCCTCAGTCCATTGGAGGACAGCGAAGTGGACAGTCTGCTTACACCTATGTTCAAACGGTTTGAG